The segment CGGTTTTTGCGCCAGTACTGGTATTTGCCGGTCGCGATGTCGAACTCCAACCCGTCGGCGTTCAGCGCTGGCGCGATGTGGATGTCACGTGAGTCGACGAGCGCTTTGATGCGCGCGTCACCCGCAGTGTACGACTTCAACAGATGTTCGATCAACATCAGCGGAAGTTCCACGCTCAAATGCTCGCGTGCGTGGTGACCGCCGACAAAGAAAATGCCCGGGCGTTCCGAGGCGGTTTGCATGTCGCCGCTGATGCGCATCTTCCAGATCGCACGGCCCTCAGTCGTCTGACCCATCGGCTCGAGCTTTGAAATCGCGGGGTATTGCGACGCCAGGTTGAAGAGTTTGTCCTCGAGTTCGAAGTAGTTATGGAAGGCCTGATCGGCCTGCGGAAAATCGAACGCGCGCAAAGCCGGAATCGCCGAAACGACTTTATGTCCGCTTTCCAGATCGCGTAAGGTTTCTTTCGACGCGAACGCGAGAACGTAGTCCTCGAACACGCTTTCGATCGAAGCGCCTGTGTCCGCGATGAGCGAACGTGCGAACGCGTCTTTCGCTTCCACTTTCACCCAGTACTGCGTTTGATCTTCCGAAATCGCTCCGGGAACCGCGGTGCCCAATGCGAGAAATAGAACGAAGATGGCCAACCATGGCTGCCGTTTCATGATCCCCTCCATAGGAATTCACTTGATGTCTTTGTCCGTGACGCTAGTCGGACGACGCGCGTGCGGGAAATCGAATGATGTGACGACAGTTATTCGCTTTCGTTATGACCGCGACGATGGTCCAGTAGGCGGGCCCGACATTGGTCTAGGCGTGAGCGCCGCTCGGGTCGCGGTTTTTAGAAGAAGAGTTGCAGTTGGATTTCCGGGTGAACCGCGACGGAGTTTTTGTAAACCGCAGTGAAATCAAGCTTCGGATCTTTCTTCATGTACTCGTTGTACACCTGATTGTAGGCGGAACGCGTGATGTTCGTGAAGTAGCCCGTCGCCGACAAACCGAACTGAATGTAACCGCCTTCGAAGCGGTAGGCCGTTGACGCTCCGAAGTGATAATTCGGATAGCGATAGTTAAGACCGATCGCGCCGAACTCCAGCGCCACGCGCGTGTGCGGGGTCGTCGCGATTTCTTGCAGCGTCGTGAAGCTCAGTTGTCCTTGCGGCTCGCTGTCGTTGAAGCTCCAGCGCTTCAGCGAGAACGGCACGTCCATGTTCATGAAGTGCATATAGTTGAGGGACCAGTGGATCCGGTGAAAACGGCTGACCCGTGATCGGTAGTTCAGCCAAAGCGATCCCGCCTCCATCTTATAGAGCTTGCCGATTTCGGGATTGTCTTTGAAGTAGCTCGCCTGAAAACCCCAGCTTTCCGCTTTCTGCGGATCCGCTTGAAAGCGCAGGCTCAGGTTGTTCATGTTGTAAAAGCCCAAGAGCCACGGACTAACCGCGACCGTGTAGCGGTCCGACAGACCGACGCCGACCACCATCGTGCCGAATGTCGTCTCGCCCTTTTCGAGCGTCGATACGGCCGGGGTCATGAGATGACCCATGGTGAAACCCGCCGAAATCTTGCGCCGCTTTTTCTTGTCTTGGTTTACGACGGCGATCCCGGTGTCGTGGCTCACGCCGTTGGCCTCTTCGCTTGCGGCCTTGGGCTTCGTCCGTGGCTTGGGTTTCGGCGCGGCTGGCCGTGGCGGAGCCTCTTCCGTCAACGGAGCTTCGGTGGGAGGGGGAGTTTCGGCGGCGTTCGTTGCGGGGGCGGGGGCGGGCGCGTCGGCTTCGGGCGCAGCCTCGGGTTCGGGTTCGCTCGGCGTCGCCACCGCGGCGGGCGGCGTGGGGGCCTGCGGAGGCTGAGCAGGCTCACCCTCGCCTTCGAACATCGGGATCTCGTCACCGATTTCGGGAAGCTGCGCAGAGGCGGGACTCGCGCCCAGCAGCAGGAAAATCAAGAAGGGTGCGGCCCAGAGGACCGACGGGAGTTTCTTCACAGGAACTTCAGAATCTCATGACGACGAAAAACCGGGGAGACCGGTGATGACGAAACGGGACCTGAGTCGCAGGACGGAAGACCCCAAGACCTACTGGAGGCCTTGAGTTGTGAATGAGTCCAAGACCTACTGGAGGTCTTGGACTTGCGCGATGTAAGGCAGGTTGCGGTATTGGCCTTGGTAGTCCAGGCCGTAGCCGACGACGAAGTCGTTGGGGATTTTGAAGCCGACGAAATCCACTTCGCAGGGGACTTTCAAAGCGTCGGGTTTTTCCAAGAGCGTGACGGTCGTGAGCGAAGCGGGCTTACGCGCACCGAGAGTCGACTTCAGGTAGTTCATGGTCAGGCCCGTGTCGACGATGTCTTCGACGAGCAGAACGTGTTTGCCCTCGATGGGATGGGTCAGATCCAAGGTCACTTTCACTTCACCCGAAGAGCTCGTGCCGGTGTAGCTCGAAACTCCGAAAAACTCACAGGTCACATCGGTGCGAATCTTACGGATCAGATCCGAGTAGAACATGAACGAGCCTTTGAGCACGCAGACCGCGACGACATCTTTGCCGTCGAATTTTTTAGTGAGGGCTTCGCCCAGCTCGCTGATTTTCGCCTGGATTTTTTCGGCACTGATGTACGGAGAGATTTTCAGGTTTTGCATGCGGCCCCCACTGTGAACTCCCAAACTGCCCGAGAGCCAAGGGGACGGTCAAGCCCTGGAACCCGCGTTAGCGACCGGCGGGTGGGGCGGGGGGCGCAGGCGTCCCCGGGCGGCCTGACTCGGCGCCCGATTCGAAGTCGACAAGCATGACGAAATCCGATTGCCGCTGTTTGAAGTCGGGCATGCGGAAAATGCGCAGAAATTGGGTCGGCGTCATCGCCGTTTCGTCGTATTGGGGTACGCGCGGCAGATTCAGAACGATCAGGAGGCCCGCCTGCGGAGGAATGGCGAACTCGGCGGGGC is part of the Pseudobdellovibrionaceae bacterium genome and harbors:
- a CDS encoding zinc carboxypeptidase — protein: MKRQPWLAIFVLFLALGTAVPGAISEDQTQYWVKVEAKDAFARSLIADTGASIESVFEDYVLAFASKETLRDLESGHKVVSAIPALRAFDFPQADQAFHNYFELEDKLFNLASQYPAISKLEPMGQTTEGRAIWKMRISGDMQTASERPGIFFVGGHHAREHLSVELPLMLIEHLLKSYTAGDARIKALVDSRDIHIAPALNADGLEFDIATGKYQYWRKNRRDNRDRTYGVDLNRNYGFQWGTGGSSKRTNDETYMGPNAFSEPETQAVKKFIEAQPNINVVLSYHTFSELILYPWGHKRGSMDSVDQRVHETMAGQMAKWNGYKPQSSADLYIASGDLTDWTYGAHKIVSFTFELDPKGGFSRDGFYPGAAVIPAVFQKNLEPALYLIEYSDDPRRVLKSSVYEL
- the hpt gene encoding hypoxanthine phosphoribosyltransferase — protein: MQNLKISPYISAEKIQAKISELGEALTKKFDGKDVVAVCVLKGSFMFYSDLIRKIRTDVTCEFFGVSSYTGTSSSGEVKVTLDLTHPIEGKHVLLVEDIVDTGLTMNYLKSTLGARKPASLTTVTLLEKPDALKVPCEVDFVGFKIPNDFVVGYGLDYQGQYRNLPYIAQVQDLQ